Proteins encoded together in one Aurantiacibacter aquimixticola window:
- a CDS encoding HlyD family type I secretion periplasmic adaptor subunit, whose amino-acid sequence MIKFERARPLKDRTLRIALLACLCGIGGFLLWSALVPLDEGVTVSGYVVAEDERKVVQHLEGGIIKSVRVREGETVEAGDVLVELENVSASAGRNELQKELATMLATVDRLQALTLRTGTPTFASLASVDLDDQTKNLIRQEQMALFRQQNERQRQDVSVLRSRQQTLRTQIGGIPAQIAALSRSRASSMSELEHIRPLLAERLVTRQQVESLEREVARIDGELARLRAERARLGRESAEMNAQVGQSRASDVENLSSQLLEARRSVFALRERLDEASDVLDRTMIIAPQSGTILNLAFTTPGSVITPGEKVMEIVPTNQEVIAQVRVQPADRDSVFSGLPVEAQLSAYKSYEAPRLMGEVLSVSADLKDEPQTGLVYYDARLRLSARDDASFEELRVEPGMPVEAFIASGERRTFLSYMVEPIMATVRRGLSMN is encoded by the coding sequence GTGATCAAGTTCGAGCGCGCCCGTCCGCTGAAAGATAGAACCCTCAGAATCGCGTTGCTTGCGTGCCTTTGCGGGATTGGCGGATTTCTGCTGTGGAGTGCCCTGGTTCCGCTCGATGAGGGCGTGACTGTCAGTGGCTACGTTGTCGCTGAGGACGAGCGGAAAGTCGTACAGCATCTTGAGGGCGGTATCATAAAGAGCGTGCGCGTGCGCGAAGGTGAGACCGTTGAAGCCGGCGATGTTCTCGTTGAACTGGAAAACGTGTCCGCATCGGCCGGCCGCAACGAACTGCAAAAAGAACTGGCGACGATGCTTGCCACGGTGGATCGTCTTCAGGCGCTTACGCTCAGAACCGGAACGCCGACTTTCGCATCACTGGCATCGGTCGATCTGGACGATCAGACCAAAAATCTCATTCGCCAGGAGCAGATGGCCTTGTTCCGGCAGCAAAACGAGCGTCAGCGCCAAGACGTGTCCGTTCTTCGTAGCCGTCAGCAGACGCTCCGCACGCAGATTGGTGGCATTCCGGCCCAGATAGCAGCTCTTTCGCGATCAAGAGCGTCATCCATGTCAGAGCTGGAGCATATACGCCCGCTGCTCGCCGAACGGCTCGTGACTAGGCAGCAGGTTGAATCCCTCGAAAGGGAGGTCGCGCGCATCGATGGTGAGCTCGCAAGGCTGCGTGCCGAGCGCGCTCGGCTCGGTCGGGAAAGCGCTGAGATGAATGCGCAGGTCGGCCAATCCAGAGCATCCGATGTCGAAAATTTGTCAAGCCAGTTGCTCGAAGCGCGGCGCTCCGTATTCGCCTTACGTGAGCGTTTAGACGAGGCCAGTGACGTGCTTGATCGCACCATGATCATAGCACCTCAGTCTGGGACGATCTTGAATCTCGCATTCACGACGCCGGGCTCGGTCATTACGCCGGGCGAGAAAGTCATGGAGATTGTGCCGACCAATCAGGAGGTCATCGCGCAGGTCCGGGTCCAGCCTGCTGATCGAGACTCGGTGTTCAGTGGCCTGCCAGTCGAAGCACAGCTCTCTGCGTATAAGAGTTATGAAGCGCCTCGCCTGATGGGCGAAGTGCTGTCGGTAAGCGCAGATCTGAAAGACGAACCGCAGACGGGCCTCGTATATTATGACGCGCGCCTGCGCCTCTCCGCTCGTGACGACGCGTCTTTTGAAGAGCTGCGGGTGGAGCCGGGCATGCCAGTAGAAGCATTTATCGCGTCTGGAGAACGGCGGACATTTCTATCATACATGGTCGAACCGATCATGGCCACCGTCAGACGTGGTCTCAGCATGAATTGA
- a CDS encoding type I secretion system permease/ATPase, with the protein MPEGALVAMDGKQAISDLKKSMRGYFWVAVAFTVILNMLALVAPIYMMQVYDRVLTSGSYDTLMLVTAIALFMLVFFVAAEGGRRRLLASMGRFIGASLDRAVLKAGLSARELLPSQVAARVSDLTRVQSLFVNAVIAPVLDIPFVPMFLLVMFLIHPILGGIGLVGAIILIAIAIVTERMSRDALEDAGKREQGVQADLDHALRQRSAVESMGMNEYVVSAWQSQRLAALDGSLDPQARVNFFIASAKAARQMLQVLILGAGAYLALNQQVSAGAIIAASIIMGRALAPVDQSVGAWKHLIKARQSWGALKEFLIERPDGFAEWRETVPLPRPEPRLSLDQAVVGLPSAEKALLKPASIDLVRGGIIALVGPSGAGKTTVLQTLSGAWPLHDGRILLGNRDIADWASWDRGRYTGYMPQDVELLTGSVFHNISRFTQAKPEDVFGAAHRCGVHEMILSLPMAYDTPVGQNGIHLSAGQRQGIGLARAFFGQPPLVILDEPTAHLDRQRSAAFFDFFARLAKVRPNKRDTTFVIATHDTRMLSIADTIMTIFDRQLVAMSGAEYAAKVRELHAEKEASAMPAETTK; encoded by the coding sequence GTGCCGGAGGGGGCCCTGGTCGCGATGGATGGTAAGCAAGCCATCAGTGATTTGAAAAAGTCGATGCGCGGCTACTTCTGGGTAGCCGTCGCTTTCACCGTTATACTTAACATGCTGGCGCTGGTAGCGCCAATCTACATGATGCAGGTGTATGATCGCGTGCTGACTTCGGGCAGCTACGACACCCTTATGCTTGTGACAGCAATCGCGCTTTTCATGCTCGTATTTTTCGTCGCAGCCGAAGGGGGCAGGCGGCGTCTCCTCGCCTCTATGGGCCGATTCATCGGGGCATCTTTAGATAGAGCGGTGCTGAAGGCGGGATTGTCGGCCCGCGAACTGCTCCCTTCCCAAGTGGCAGCGCGCGTAAGCGATTTAACGAGGGTTCAAAGCCTGTTCGTAAACGCAGTGATTGCACCCGTGTTGGACATTCCCTTCGTCCCAATGTTCCTTCTGGTGATGTTTCTGATCCATCCCATTCTTGGGGGCATCGGCTTGGTAGGTGCGATCATCCTGATCGCGATTGCAATCGTCACAGAACGCATGTCGCGCGATGCGCTGGAAGATGCCGGTAAGCGTGAGCAAGGTGTCCAAGCCGATCTTGATCACGCGCTCAGGCAGCGTTCGGCCGTCGAATCGATGGGAATGAACGAATACGTCGTTTCGGCCTGGCAGTCTCAGCGCTTGGCTGCGCTCGACGGCTCGCTCGATCCACAGGCCCGCGTCAATTTCTTTATCGCTTCAGCAAAAGCGGCCCGGCAAATGCTGCAGGTTCTGATCTTGGGCGCCGGTGCATATCTTGCACTTAATCAGCAAGTTAGCGCTGGTGCCATTATTGCCGCCTCAATCATCATGGGTCGCGCACTCGCCCCCGTCGATCAGTCCGTCGGAGCATGGAAGCACCTGATAAAGGCGCGCCAGAGCTGGGGCGCGCTCAAAGAGTTCTTGATCGAGCGGCCCGATGGTTTTGCCGAGTGGCGGGAGACGGTCCCCTTGCCTCGTCCGGAGCCGCGCTTATCGCTCGATCAGGCGGTCGTCGGCTTGCCCAGTGCCGAGAAGGCGCTCCTGAAGCCCGCCAGTATCGACCTCGTTCGCGGCGGAATAATCGCGCTCGTCGGGCCGAGCGGTGCGGGAAAGACCACGGTGCTGCAGACCCTGTCCGGTGCATGGCCACTTCATGACGGTCGTATTCTGCTCGGCAACCGAGACATCGCGGACTGGGCATCCTGGGATCGCGGTCGATATACGGGATATATGCCGCAGGACGTTGAATTGTTGACCGGTTCGGTTTTCCATAACATCTCGCGCTTCACGCAGGCGAAGCCGGAAGACGTATTCGGTGCTGCACATCGCTGCGGTGTCCACGAGATGATACTGTCATTGCCGATGGCGTATGACACGCCAGTGGGACAAAATGGTATCCATCTCTCTGCCGGGCAGCGGCAAGGAATTGGGTTGGCGCGAGCATTCTTCGGGCAGCCGCCACTGGTCATACTTGATGAACCCACCGCGCACCTTGATCGCCAACGCTCTGCTGCTTTCTTCGATTTCTTTGCGCGACTCGCGAAGGTCAGGCCCAACAAGCGCGACACGACCTTCGTCATTGCCACGCATGATACGCGCATGCTCAGCATTGCAGACACGATCATGACGATTTTTGATCGTCAGCTCGTCGCTATGTCCGGTGCAGAATATGCTGCGAAGGTGCGAGAGCTTCATGCTGAAAAAGAGGCATCAGCCATGCCGGCGGAGACGACGAAGTGA